The stretch of DNA GTGTCTTCCGGCTGCCCGGTGTCTTCATTCCAGGCGACCGTACGCACGGCGTTGTCGTGAAGCCTGCAATGCACCGCGGCGCGCCCCGTGTGCACGTCCACGAACTGCCAGCCGGTGGCGTCGCGCTCGAAGAACGGGTCGGCGCGGTTCATCGGCACGGTCAGCACCGGCAGGTAGTGCTCCGCGTGCACATAGCTGCCGGGATAGGGCCAGGGCCAGGCGGTGGCCACGGCCGAAGTGAAGGCGATGTTGCCGATCTGGTTGTACTGGATCTGGTGCACGTGCCCGTAAAACACGTTTACCTTTTCGAACGGTGCGAGTATGGCCTGCACCTGCTCGGCGTCGTCGGTCCAGAAATTCCAGCCCTTGTAGATTTTCTGCAGCGGCGAATGCGAGATCACCACGATGGGCGTATCCTGAGCCACGCCGGCCAGGTCGTTCTTCAACCACTTGCGTTGCTCGTCGCCCACCATGAACGGCGAGCCGTTCGGATTGTCCAGTCCCGCCATCTCGTTCATCCGCTGCTCAGCCGTCTGCCAGCGGTCGAACGTCCACTCATCGTGCGTCACGATGGTGTTGAGCAGCACGAAGTGCACGCCCTTGTGGTCGAAGCTGTAGTAGTGCGGGCGCT from Gammaproteobacteria bacterium encodes:
- a CDS encoding serine/threonine protein phosphatase, with translation MIQSNRRKFIQRAASMAAVGMLPLTYVRLGRSEQSAEFSFAFISDSHIQHIRGTEFVRNWDRGLIRAVAEANLLNPKPDFVIYGGDLAQLGTRPELDHGAELLSALNYDVYPILGEHDYYLDLGEYWSDLFKRPHYYSFDHKGVHFVLLNTIVTHDEWTFDRWQTAEQRMNEMAGLDNPNGSPFMVGDEQRKWLKNDLAGVAQDTPIVVISHSPLQKIYKGWNFWTDDAEQVQAILAPFEKVNVFYGHVHQIQYNQIGNIAFTSAVATAWPWPYPGSYVHAEHYLPVLTVPMNRADPFFERDATGWQFVDVHTGRAAVHCRLHDNAVRTVAWNEDTGQPEDTVFQDPAARLPA